In Candidatus Ancaeobacter aquaticus, a genomic segment contains:
- a CDS encoding adenylosuccinate synthase, with amino-acid sequence MPNLVLVGAQWGDEGKGKIIDVLTEKADVVIRFQGGNNAGHTVKIGTEEFILHLIPSGILHKGKICMIGNGVVVDPLALLQEIEELATKGISIDNNLFVSETCHIIFPYHRKLDLVKEEKMGSLRIGTTGRGIGPAYMDKFSRVGIRLCDLLNKDVFKRKLEANLEEKNLVLQKVYGEEPISFDEIFETYTDYAQKLRKYSANTSLLLNRAIKEGKNILFEGAQGTLLDVDFGTYPFVTSSNPTAGGACTGTGVGPTSIDNVIGIAKAYTTRVGEGPFPTEFPEDLAAKIRKEGLEYGATTQRPRRCGWFDAVIVRHAVSVNGCDSLAVTKMDVLDKLPVIKICTGYKYKGEMIYDFPLNIDVLHESEPVYEECEGWQTSTNEVKRYEDLPVNAQKYLARIEKLAGVKIKIISVGAERGETLLLDSVF; translated from the coding sequence ATGCCAAATTTAGTGTTAGTGGGTGCGCAGTGGGGTGATGAAGGTAAGGGTAAGATCATAGATGTTTTAACTGAGAAAGCCGATGTTGTCATACGTTTTCAAGGCGGTAATAATGCCGGGCATACTGTTAAGATCGGTACGGAAGAATTTATCCTCCATCTTATTCCTTCAGGAATACTCCATAAAGGAAAAATATGCATGATCGGTAATGGCGTAGTGGTTGATCCGCTTGCGCTTTTACAGGAAATTGAAGAATTGGCAACAAAGGGCATCTCGATCGATAATAATCTTTTTGTGAGTGAAACATGCCATATTATTTTTCCGTATCATAGAAAGCTTGATCTTGTTAAAGAAGAGAAAATGGGCTCTCTGCGTATTGGCACAACTGGACGGGGGATCGGACCTGCCTATATGGATAAATTCTCTCGTGTAGGGATCAGGCTATGTGATCTACTCAATAAAGACGTATTTAAAAGAAAGCTTGAAGCTAATCTTGAGGAAAAAAATCTGGTTCTTCAAAAAGTATATGGTGAGGAGCCAATCTCCTTTGATGAGATATTTGAGACATATACAGATTATGCCCAGAAATTAAGAAAGTATAGCGCAAATACTTCTCTTTTACTTAATCGTGCAATTAAAGAAGGTAAAAATATCCTGTTTGAAGGCGCTCAGGGAACACTCTTAGATGTTGATTTTGGTACGTATCCTTTTGTAACCTCATCGAATCCTACTGCCGGCGGTGCTTGTACCGGTACCGGTGTCGGGCCAACAAGCATTGATAATGTTATTGGTATAGCAAAAGCGTATACAACACGTGTTGGTGAAGGACCGTTTCCGACTGAGTTTCCTGAAGATTTAGCAGCAAAAATCAGAAAAGAAGGTCTGGAATATGGTGCAACAACACAACGGCCGCGACGGTGCGGATGGTTTGACGCTGTTATTGTTCGCCATGCGGTTAGTGTCAACGGTTGTGATAGCCTTGCGGTAACAAAGATGGATGTTTTGGACAAGTTGCCGGTAATAAAAATATGTACCGGATATAAATATAAGGGTGAGATGATTTATGATTTCCCCCTTAATATAGATGTGTTACATGAGTCAGAGCCAGTGTATGAAGAGTGCGAAGGATGGCAAACATCCACAAACGAAGTTAAACGGTACGAAGATTTACCTGTTAATGCACAAAAATATTTGGCTCGAATAGAGAAATTGGCCGGTGTTAAA